TGATTGGTTGAACTCATGTTTTAGAAATTTTAGTTGATCTATTTGCGAAATAGTAGCAAAAATCTTTCTAAAATATTTTTTATTCTATATTTCTAGATTAAAATGTTATTAAGTATATAGGAGAATTAGAGTAAAATTTTCAATTTTGAATAAGAGCATGGCTTAGCTTTTGATTTTGGTTAAGTGAATACCTTTATTTAAAAATATGAACAATGTGATAATGTATGATGGGGATTGTCCATTTTGCAATTCCGTGGTTAATTATATTTTCGAAATTGATCGAAAGAAGAAATTCATGTTCTCTCCTTTGCAATCCAAGTTTTCAAAATGCACTTTGAAGCTTCATGGGATTGATTTGGTGGAACTCAATACAGTGTATTTTTTAAGCAATGGAGTGTTGTATCACAAGTCAGGAGCTGTATTGAAAATTTTGGGCAAATTGCCATTTCCATTTTTTTTGCTACAGATTTTTTCATTAATGCCTAGGAGTTGGAGAGACGCTGGCTATATGGTTGTTTCTAGAAATAGATTGAAATTGATGAGCAAGAAATCATGTCGATTATACACTGCTGAAGATAGAAAGAGAATTATAATGTAAATATTGATTTTGAAAAAATCATTTGTATTTCAAAGATTACCCCTAAATTTGTTATATTTCTTAATTCATTCAAGAAATTGTGAAAGCCAAATAAGGGTATAAAGAAAATTATAATAATAATGACAGAAATAAGACACGACTGGACGAAGGAAGAGATCGCGGACATTTACAATATGCCGATCATGGAGCTTATTTATAAAGCTGCGACAGTGCACAGAGAGTTTCATGATCCAAACGAGGTTCAAGTGTGCACATTGTTGTCAGTGAAGACGGGAGGATGTTCAGAAGATTGCAAATATTGCCCTCAATCAGCAAGATATAATACTGAGGTTGATGTGGAGAAGTTGATGCCGACAGATATTGTCCTAAACAAAGCATTGGAAGCTAAGGAGAATGGCAGTACAAGATTTTGCATGGGATCGGCTTGGAGAAATGTAAGAGATAATAGAGACTTTGATAGAGTCTTGGATATGGTTAAAGGTGTTACTTCCATGGGTATGGAGGTTTGCTGTACTTTGGGTATGCTTTCTGAAGATCAGGCTCAAAAATTGAAAGAAGCGGGTCTTTATGCTTATAATCATAATTTGGATACAAGCCGTGAGTATTACGATGAGATTATCACGACTAGATCTTATGATGACAGACTTGAGACTATAGAGAATGTTCAGAAAGCGAATATCTCAGTTTGCTCAGGAGGAATCATAGGTTTGGGAGAGTCCACAATAGATAGAATTGGAATGCTCCACACTTTGTCAACTTTGGAAATTCACCCTGAATCAGTGCCTGTTAATGCATTGGTGCCTGTGAAAGGTACCCCAATGGAGAGCAATGAAAGAGTTGAAATATGGGATATGGTGAGAATGATCTCAACTGCAAGAATTCTAATGCCTAAAGCTATGGTTCGTTTGTCTGCAGGTAGAACCGAGATGCCTACTTCGGAGCAAGCTTTATGTTTCATGGCTGGAGCTAATTCGATATTCGCTGGTGATAAGTTATTAACAACACCTAACCCATCTTTTGCTTCGGACAAGGATATGTTCCAAATTTTGAATTTGAAGCCAAGAAAAGCTTATAAGGAAGCCAAGCATTATGATTTGTCGATTTCTTAATTGATGAGGAAATCTTATATAACAATAAAGGCAACTAATTTAGTTGCCTTTGTTGTTATTAATTGTGTTAGTGATTTATTTTTTGATCTTTTTTTCTAAGGCTTGCATTCTTGATAAGGCGTCTTCATTGCCTAAGTTGTATGACTCTTCATATAAGTTGTATGCAACTTGATATTCGTTTCTTTTTTTCTTTGCGGCGAAGTGTATTTTTTTAGCCAATTGTTCTGTTTTCTCTGCTTGGTTGAATAGCAAGTCAGCTTTTTCATCTTGAGTTTGAGCTTGCAACTCTTCAAGTTCAGCTTGTTTAGCAATGATCAATAAATCCAATTCGCTTAAACGGTCTTCCATGGCATTGATTCTTCCATTGAGTTGCTTGTTTTCAGCAGTAACACCCATTAATTGATCGGATAAGTTTTTGACTTCTATATCTTTTTGATCTACTGCTTTGCGAAGTTGAGCAACTAAAGCTGCGTAATTTCGATTGGAGCCTTGTGATTTTTTCAACTCTTCTTCCAATTCATAAAGCTTGGATTTGGTTTGCTTCATGTATTCTTTAATATTGGAAAGCCTTTGTTCTGTAGAAGCTTCTCGACCACCTTCTTCCACATTTAAGTGGATGATTTTTTCGGCCATTTCAATTGAGTCAAGCAGGCCGTTAATGTCAGACATTTGATCAGTCAAATAATTTATATCAGCCCCTTTTTGATTTAGTTGAATTTGAAGGCTGTCAACTTTTTGTGAGAGTTTTTTTTCATTTTTACCGCATGAAGTGAATAGAAAACCCATCACACACAGTCCCAACAGAATCTTTTTCATAATCTTTATCTTTTTCACACGTGATTTTAGATTTAATTTGTCAATACGACTAGTAAAAGCATATTAAGGTTCTGAATTTTTGCTAAATTATGGTTTGAAATATGTTGATTATTCCTTGTGTGTAATTAATGTTTATTAAAGTTCAATTATCATTTGCAATTGACCTTTATTTAGTAGGTTAGATATATTTTTATTCCCAAAAGCAATGAAGTTAAGAGATAAGCTTATAATCGATTTTGACAGTACTTTCGTAGATGAGGAATCTTTAGATATTCTAGCGCAGATTGCGACTAGAAATCATCCTGAGAAGCCAGCTGATGTAGAAAAAATTAAACATTTGACTTCATTGGGCATGGCCGGTGAAATAAGTTTTGAGGAGTCGATAAGTGAACGCTTAAAGTGCCTCAATGCGAATAGAAAGGATTTAGAGGATTTGATTCTTCACTTGATTAACTCCGTGTCTCGATCAATAGAAGAGAACAAGGATTTCTTTTTTAGACATGCGGAAGATATTTACATCGTCTCAAGCGGCTTCAAGGAGTTTATTGAGCCAGTATGCAAAAATTACGGGATCAGTTCTTCTCATGTGTTCGCTAATACATTTGTATATGATTATAAAGGGAATATTGTTGGTTTGGATGAATCAAATCCTCTTTCTAATAATCAAGGCAAAGTGAAATTGCTGAAAAGCTTGAAGTTTGGCCATGATGTAGTGGTCATAGGTGATGGAATAACTGATTATGAGATCAGGGAAGCTGGATTAGCCAGAAAATTTGTAGCGTACACTGAGAATGTGAAAAGAGAAGCTGTTTGCGAAAAAGCTGACTTTATAGCAGAGTCGTGGAACGATATACTTTTGAAGCTTAAGCTAAATCCTGATTTTTACCAAAAGAAAGTCGGCAAGGCTTTATTGTTGGAAAATGTTCATCATTCGGCGAAAAAACTTCTTGTTGATGCTGGTTTTGATGTAGAGTTGTTGAAAACAAGTTTGGATGAGCAAGAGCTTTGTGAGAAAATCAAAGATGTTCAAATCCTTGGCATTAGGTCCAAAACGATGGTGACGGCAAAAGTTTTGGAATCTGCAAATGAACTTATTGCTATTGGGGCCTTCTGTATCGGAACAAATCAAATTGATCTTGACTATTGCATCAAACATGGTATCGCTGTTTTCAACGCGCCGTTTAGCAATACAAGGTCTGTGGTTGAATTGGCCTTGGCTGAGATTATACTTTTGATGAGGAATTTACCCGACTCTATGAGAAATATGCATAGAGGAGTGTG
The Aureibacter tunicatorum DNA segment above includes these coding regions:
- the serA gene encoding phosphoglycerate dehydrogenase; the protein is MKLRDKLIIDFDSTFVDEESLDILAQIATRNHPEKPADVEKIKHLTSLGMAGEISFEESISERLKCLNANRKDLEDLILHLINSVSRSIEENKDFFFRHAEDIYIVSSGFKEFIEPVCKNYGISSSHVFANTFVYDYKGNIVGLDESNPLSNNQGKVKLLKSLKFGHDVVVIGDGITDYEIREAGLARKFVAYTENVKREAVCEKADFIAESWNDILLKLKLNPDFYQKKVGKALLLENVHHSAKKLLVDAGFDVELLKTSLDEQELCEKIKDVQILGIRSKTMVTAKVLESANELIAIGAFCIGTNQIDLDYCIKHGIAVFNAPFSNTRSVVELALAEIILLMRNLPDSMRNMHRGVWKKSADRSHEIRGKKLGIVGYGNIGSQLSILAESVGMDVYFYDVEEKLALGNATKCASMVELLRLSDVVSLHVDGRATNTHLIGEDELNEMKDGAILINLSRGHVVDLNALVSKIDEGKIKGLGVDVFPEEPKSNNEHFDTVLKEKPNTILTSHIGGSTIEAQIDIAHFVPQKLKEYVMSGSTMNNVTLPELQIQPVKNAHRLIHMHKNKPGMLADVNQALARYDVNILSQALKTNEQIGYLIISTDKNFTEEIVEELKNIDGTIRLRMLY
- a CDS encoding thiol-disulfide oxidoreductase DCC family protein, with translation MNNVIMYDGDCPFCNSVVNYIFEIDRKKKFMFSPLQSKFSKCTLKLHGIDLVELNTVYFLSNGVLYHKSGAVLKILGKLPFPFFLLQIFSLMPRSWRDAGYMVVSRNRLKLMSKKSCRLYTAEDRKRIIM
- the bioB gene encoding biotin synthase BioB, with product MTEIRHDWTKEEIADIYNMPIMELIYKAATVHREFHDPNEVQVCTLLSVKTGGCSEDCKYCPQSARYNTEVDVEKLMPTDIVLNKALEAKENGSTRFCMGSAWRNVRDNRDFDRVLDMVKGVTSMGMEVCCTLGMLSEDQAQKLKEAGLYAYNHNLDTSREYYDEIITTRSYDDRLETIENVQKANISVCSGGIIGLGESTIDRIGMLHTLSTLEIHPESVPVNALVPVKGTPMESNERVEIWDMVRMISTARILMPKAMVRLSAGRTEMPTSEQALCFMAGANSIFAGDKLLTTPNPSFASDKDMFQILNLKPRKAYKEAKHYDLSIS